CCAATGTTTCTATCAAATTGATTACATTACCTACCCGATTGACCAAAAAGTGAAATCGTTAACGCTGCCGCTTTCTAAAAGTGAGAAGTCAACGCTTACGTCCGTGGGGAAACAATTCGTCACGGCAAAGGCGGCGCCGTATAAAATCAGCAAGACAATCAAGCGCGAAAAATTTAGCGCTTCGCTCCCGGCGGGCGACCGCATTCAACTCGCAACCTTTGAAGGCCCCGCTGTGTTTCGTGGGATGAGAGCGCGGTGGAGCGGTGAAAAAGACGAGACCGGGCGCGAACTGATGTTGTATTGCGCGTGGGACGATGAAGACAGCCCCAGCGTTCAATCGCCGTTGTATGATTTTTTTGGCGGGCGGGTCAAGTCGCTGGCCATCGGACGGGATGAAGACGGTTGGCGCTATTGTTATCTGCCCATGCCGTTTGCCCGCAACGCCCGCGTTTGGATTGAGAACGGCGCGGAGAGCGCGACGCGGCGGATTGACGTCGAAATTGATTGGCAGCCGGACGCCGAATTGCCGGACAATTTGCGTACGTTTCATGCGTTATGGAAACGTGATAACGACACGCAACTGGAGCCAATCAAAACGAACCTCGAGACGGCGACTGTTGAGGCAGACCCTCGCCGCAATTACGCCGCCCTGTCCACAATGGGCGCGGGGCATTTTGTTGGCGTCACCTTGCATCGACTGCCCGCGCCGGAAAGCGACGCCATGTTGTTTGTCGATGACGACGAATGGCCGCCGGACGGCCCCGGCACAGGCAATGCCGGGTTTTTTAATCAAGCGGGAGATGCGCAGACCGTCAGCTGGCCGCTCAGCGCTGCTGCGTTAAAGCTTCACGGCATGAATGGCTTTCTGCGCTTGATGTTTCCGTATCCGGTTGATTTTCGCGAACGCTTGGTCTTGAGTTTTGAACAGGGCCATGCAAACGCTATGCGGCAGGATTATTCGAGTACGGTCTATTGGTATCAAGAAGAACCTCACCCGCCGTTCCCTTATCCCGTTCCCGCCGCCGCCCGGCAGTTTCGCACGGAAGTTTTGACGCAGCCTGAGTGGATTCTGCAAGAAGACCAGGCCGTGCCTGTTGTTCCGTATGAAGGCGAAGATGTGATGGCGTTGGCGGTGGGCGGGCTGTATGAACCGCAAGACATGCGCCCGTTTGGCCCGGATTGGAGTGGAAATAAGCAATTGCGTTTTGAAGCCGAAGCGCCCGGCGCCTACATTGAATTTCAGGGCGAACGCCTGGCGTATTCGGGATATTACAATGTCGAGTGCGGCGTCACCCAAGCGCCTGACGCGGCCATCGCTGAAATCTCATTGAACAACCGGGTGTTGTTTCCCTATGTGGATTTGTATGGAAACGAAACCAAACCCGCGCGGATGAAAACAACGCAGCCGGAATTTTTTCACGCGTCCGAACCGCCGATTTTGCGCTATGAGGTGTCGGGCCAAAATAATGCGTCGAAAGGATACGTCATCGGCGTCGACTCGTTCTATTGGGAAGAAACCCGAACGGTTCCAACAAGTATAACTATTCAAGGCCCCTATTGGTCTACGCCTGAGAGCGACCAGGATGTGTTTCAGGAGCGTGAAGCGCAGGGCGGCGATTCGATTGCGCTGGGCTATGAACCGTCGGGCGGCGTGTCGATCATACCGCTCAAGGCAAACGACGAGGGCTATTTTCAATTGCCTGAATCGGAGCGTCAGGACGGCGCGTATGTCGTGTTATGGAATGTGGACGCGCCGGAGAGCGGCATTTATCGGTTTGAAGCGGCGCCCTTCGAGGCGACCCCGTATTTATTCAAAAAAGACTCTGATATGATTGAGACAATGACGGGCTGGGTTGTGATTAATGGGATTCCGTTGCAAGGCGAAACTGAACTTCGAATGGACCCACGCGCACAACAACGCGCCGCTGTTCGGTTTTCGCTGCCTTTGCGAAAAGGCGCCAATGAATTGATGTGGATGGTCAATCAAAAATTAGAGCGCGGGTTTCAGCCTGTCATGTATGGGATATCACGATACTGAACTTGATTCGGGAGAAAAATGATGATGATGTCGCGATGGATTTATGCAACGGTATGCGTTGTTGTGTTCTCGTTGTCCGTCCCAGCCGAAACGGTCAAAATCAGCGAGGATGAATTGCTGAATAAAATCAAAGGCGGTTGGTTGGGGCAGATCATCGGAGTGGTCGTTGGCGGTCCGACCGAGTTTCGCGCACAAGCGAAACTGTATGAACAACCGTTAAACTGGGACGCGAAAGAAGTCAAAGACGCGATCAATCAAGATGACCTCTATGTCGAAATGACCTTCGCCCGCGTGATGGACGAGTTGGGGCTGGATGCGCCCATGTCGGCGTATGGCGAAGCGTTTGCCGACAGTGAATATTGGCTCTGGCACGCCAACTTTATGGGGCGCCACAACCTGCGGAATGGAATCACGCCGCCGGATTCCGGCCACCCAAAATACAACAGCCACGCAGATGATATCGACTTTCAAATTGAAGCCGATTTTATCGGACTGATGTGTCCAGGCTTAATTGCGACTTCTAACCGTTTTTGCGATACGGTTGGCCATGTGATGAACTACGGCGACGGCGTCTACGGCGGTATGTTCGTCTGCGCGATGTACGCCGAAGCCTATTATGAGAGTGACCCGCGCAAGTTAGTCGAAGCGGGCGTCGCCGCCCTGCCGCCCCAAAGTGAATACGCCCAAGCCATTCGCGACGTGTTGTCTTGGTCGATGAAGACCCGCGATTGGAAACAAGTCTGGCAACTCTTTGAAGACAAATGGGCCAATACTGACATCTGTTCGGAAGGGACTTTCCGCGATTTTGACATCGACGCCAAAACCAACGGCGCTTACATCGCCATTGGGATGCTGTACGGCGGCGGCGATTTCAAAAAGACCATTGAAATCTCAACCCGCTGCGGGCAAGATTCCGACTGTAACCCCTCCAGCGCGGCGGGCGTGTTGGGCGTGGTGTTTGGCTATGAGAAATTGCCGCAAGACTGGAAAGACGAACTGCAAGGCATCATCGACCAA
This portion of the Candidatus Hinthialibacter antarcticus genome encodes:
- a CDS encoding ADP-ribosylglycohydrolase family protein, whose translation is MMMMSRWIYATVCVVVFSLSVPAETVKISEDELLNKIKGGWLGQIIGVVVGGPTEFRAQAKLYEQPLNWDAKEVKDAINQDDLYVEMTFARVMDELGLDAPMSAYGEAFADSEYWLWHANFMGRHNLRNGITPPDSGHPKYNSHADDIDFQIEADFIGLMCPGLIATSNRFCDTVGHVMNYGDGVYGGMFVCAMYAEAYYESDPRKLVEAGVAALPPQSEYAQAIRDVLSWSMKTRDWKQVWQLFEDKWANTDICSEGTFRDFDIDAKTNGAYIAIGMLYGGGDFKKTIEISTRCGQDSDCNPSSAAGVLGVVFGYEKLPQDWKDELQGIIDQKFAYTDYSFNEIAQSTLKRAKQLILKSGGKQNGGVFSYEREAPVAAKLEQWKQERPTKIVEVNSTDFVWSGEWNSEDNSKWSAEKGARATLTFEGTGVMVRGRIRKDGCILNAYIDGKKQRTFNLFNATDERGGESIFHVFGLPKGKHTVAIEHTGTSDPQSEGAVLQIQNAFLFDGPEQPRAVKQQDN
- a CDS encoding DUF2961 domain-containing protein, with translation MRHVLLIAALFAACSSWAFSADETIGFSDLLNQLVDLETVYQPPIFHTGMASSFDRSGGDQDDVGFIRKEGDWFVVAELPGPGAITRIWSANPQGMVRIYVDDGGQPLIQRNFRDLFLDKIEPFKKPFVRGAPRIWGAHWSYAPVPFEQFCKITLSAQCFYQIDYITYPIDQKVKSLTLPLSKSEKSTLTSVGKQFVTAKAAPYKISKTIKREKFSASLPAGDRIQLATFEGPAVFRGMRARWSGEKDETGRELMLYCAWDDEDSPSVQSPLYDFFGGRVKSLAIGRDEDGWRYCYLPMPFARNARVWIENGAESATRRIDVEIDWQPDAELPDNLRTFHALWKRDNDTQLEPIKTNLETATVEADPRRNYAALSTMGAGHFVGVTLHRLPAPESDAMLFVDDDEWPPDGPGTGNAGFFNQAGDAQTVSWPLSAAALKLHGMNGFLRLMFPYPVDFRERLVLSFEQGHANAMRQDYSSTVYWYQEEPHPPFPYPVPAAARQFRTEVLTQPEWILQEDQAVPVVPYEGEDVMALAVGGLYEPQDMRPFGPDWSGNKQLRFEAEAPGAYIEFQGERLAYSGYYNVECGVTQAPDAAIAEISLNNRVLFPYVDLYGNETKPARMKTTQPEFFHASEPPILRYEVSGQNNASKGYVIGVDSFYWEETRTVPTSITIQGPYWSTPESDQDVFQEREAQGGDSIALGYEPSGGVSIIPLKANDEGYFQLPESERQDGAYVVLWNVDAPESGIYRFEAAPFEATPYLFKKDSDMIETMTGWVVINGIPLQGETELRMDPRAQQRAAVRFSLPLRKGANELMWMVNQKLERGFQPVMYGISRY